The Anabrus simplex isolate iqAnaSimp1 chromosome 1, ASM4041472v1, whole genome shotgun sequence genome window below encodes:
- the LOC136879237 gene encoding prothoracicotropic hormone produces the protein MRPVPTSRKMSPSAKTVWIVLVMLQMAVNLDGVGLQAVPLLPWENDVGECEDSEDGQSQCVAKRQMVGMGVDPLPCFCEAEPHYKDLGPQYYPRYLPYVRCKASSCWIPPYQCVQRTYKVHVLKRRGLAFTEEDKTLPADLRRDWHFEKLNVVVGCECSLQY, from the exons ATGCGGCCTGTACCTACATCCAGGAAGATGAGCCCCAGCGCCAAG ACGGTTTGGATTGTACTGGTGATGCTGCAAATGGCTGTGAATCTGGATGGTGTTGGGCTTCAGGCTGTCCCTTTACTGCCGTGGGAGAACGACGTGGGCGAGTGTGAAGACAGCGAGGATGGTCAGTCTCAATGCGTGGCCAAGCGTCAGATGGTGGGGATGGGTGTAGATCCTCTGCCATGCTTTTGTGAGGCTGAGCCGCACTACAAGGACCTGGGACCGCAGTACTACCCTCGCTACTTACCCTACGTGCGCTGCAAAGCATCATCATGCTGGATACCTCCCTACCAGTGTGTCCAGCGCACCTATAAAGTCCATGTCCTCAAGCGACGGGGGCTCGCCTTCACTGAAGAGGACAAAACGTTGCCCGCAGACCTACGTCGGGACTGGCACTTCGAGAAACTGAATGTTGTTGTTGGTTGCGAGTGCTCTCTCCAGTATTAA